One window of the Nicotiana tabacum cultivar K326 chromosome 4, ASM71507v2, whole genome shotgun sequence genome contains the following:
- the LOC107778587 gene encoding uncharacterized protein LOC107778587 has translation MVESMNLVLLKAREMTVLRMLDFIQETLGEWFYERRKKAHETFHKVSIWAEEEMNKMMDLACKIFMFNLDSMLFRINNEGIKFIVDLKKGTCDCLEFQLDELPCPHAIAAINKRYLQKSDYSSKWYSRETWFKTYEGHVNTVGDQNSWDIPQNVESEVTKSPDIEILQGRRQKKRYIPAT, from the exons ATGGTAGAATCAATGAATTTGGTGTTACTAAAAGCGAGAGAGATGACTGTTTTAAGAATGCTAGATTTCATCCAAGAAACGTTGGGAGAGTGGTTTTACGAACGGAGAAAAAAAGCACATGAAACTTTTCACAAAGTATCAATATGGGCAGAAGAAGAGATGAATAAGATGATGGACTTGGCTTGCAAAATattt ATGTTCAACCTTGATTCAATGTTGTTTCGAATAAATAATGAAGGAATAAAATTCATTGTGGACTTAAAAAAGGGAACTTGTGATTGCTTGGaattccaacttgatgaattGCCCTGTCCACACGCAATTGCTGCTATTAATAAGAGATATTTGCAGAAATCTGATTACAGCTCAAAATGGTATTCAAGGGAAACATGGTTCAAAACATATGAAGGACATGTGAATACTGTGGGAGATCAAAATTCATGGGATATACCACAAAATGTAGAATCTGAAGTCACAAAATCTCCCGATATAGAGATTCTAcaaggaagaagacaaaagaagaggtATATTCCTGCAACTTAA